The Coffea arabica cultivar ET-39 chromosome 8e, Coffea Arabica ET-39 HiFi, whole genome shotgun sequence genome window below encodes:
- the LOC140012971 gene encoding uncharacterized protein: MMDNNKARISGEEVLTKLKDDGDFDKLRLKIIRTLKDDAELRDNIISMVKQSAVLNRPGAETMKPRQLSDAIHEEIGDKVMSKISDGVWQIIRSGSEMKAEIIETVQSVYNKLLDPKVNEDGESPLHSDLLLLRKRHDVNGSVSASGVDVREPEGEPNEPPGFSLHGQGWNNKSSYENDQPGKRLRMSRPCDGKARVEPIKETTSSPDRLEPQSVYNNVQPGFHEVIEQHLDGDTDDDPDVPPGFG; the protein is encoded by the exons ATGATGGATAATAATAAGGCGAGAATTAGTGGAGAGGAAGTGTTAACGAAGCTCAAGGACGACGGCGATTTCGATAAGCTACGTCTCAAGATTATTCGCACACTCAAAGATGAT GCTGAACTGCGGGACAACATTATATCAATGGTGAAGCAATCAGCTGTACTTAACCGTCCCGGTGCTGAAACCATGAAGCCACGGCAACTTTCTGATGCCATACATGAAGAAATTGG GGACAAAGTCATGAGCAAGATTTCTGATGGTGTCTGGCAGATAATTAGGTCTGGTAGTGAAATGAAAGCTGAAATAATAGAAACTGTGCAATCAGTCTACAACAAGTTATTAGACCCCAAGGTGAATGAAGATGGTGAATCACCACTGCATTCTGACTTGTTACTACTACGCAAGAGACATGATGTTAATGGAAGTGTTTCAGCCAGTGGAGTTGATGTCAGAGAGCCTGAGGGGGAGCCAAATGAACCACCGGGGTTCAGTCTACATGGTCAAGGTTGGAACAACAAAAGCAGCTATGAGAATGATCAACCTGGAAAGAGACTACGGATGTCTAGGCCTTGTGATGGTAAAGCAAGAGTGGAACCTATAAAAGAGACCACTTCCTCGCCTGATAGATTGGAGCCTCAGAGTGTATATAACAATGTGCAGCCTGGGTTTCATGAAGTCATTGAGCAGCATTTAGATGGTGATACTGATGATGACCCAGATGTACCTCCAGGATTTGGTTGA